One window of the Mycobacterium haemophilum DSM 44634 genome contains the following:
- the fmt gene encoding methionyl-tRNA formyltransferase yields MRLVFAGTPEPALPALRRLIDSPRHDVVAVLTRPDAASGRRGKPEPSPVAREALDRGIPLLRPARPNSPEFVSELSELAPQCCAVVAYGALLANPLLAVPPRGWVNLHFSLLPAWRGAAPVQAAIAAGDTITGATTFQIEPSLDSGPVYGVVTETIQPTDTAGDLLERLAVSGATLLSSTLDGIADATLTPRPQPAEGVSVAPKITVEQARVRWDLPAPVVERRIRAVTPNPGAWTFIGELRVKLGPVHLDAGAADLPRPLKPLPPGGIHVDRKSVWIGTGSDPVRLGQIQPPGKKLMNAVDWARGARLDPAVRAL; encoded by the coding sequence GTGCGTCTCGTCTTTGCCGGCACCCCCGAACCCGCGCTGCCCGCGCTGCGTCGTCTCATCGACTCGCCTCGTCATGACGTGGTTGCCGTGTTGACCCGGCCCGACGCCGCATCCGGCAGGAGGGGCAAGCCGGAACCGTCGCCGGTGGCCCGCGAGGCGCTCGACCGCGGCATTCCATTGCTGCGGCCAGCTCGGCCGAACTCGCCCGAGTTTGTCAGCGAACTATCGGAGTTGGCACCGCAGTGTTGCGCGGTGGTGGCCTACGGCGCGCTGCTGGCCAATCCGCTGCTCGCGGTGCCACCGCGCGGCTGGGTTAACTTGCACTTCTCGCTGCTGCCGGCCTGGCGCGGCGCGGCGCCGGTGCAAGCTGCGATCGCCGCTGGCGACACGATCACCGGAGCGACGACGTTCCAGATCGAGCCGAGCCTGGATTCTGGACCGGTTTATGGAGTCGTCACCGAGACGATCCAGCCGACTGACACCGCTGGCGATCTGCTTGAGCGACTGGCGGTTTCCGGGGCGACGCTGCTGTCGAGCACACTGGACGGCATCGCCGACGCGACGCTGACACCGCGACCGCAACCGGCCGAAGGGGTTAGCGTCGCGCCGAAAATCACCGTTGAGCAGGCCCGGGTGCGCTGGGATCTGCCGGCTCCAGTTGTTGAGCGTCGCATTCGGGCCGTCACGCCCAACCCGGGGGCCTGGACATTTATCGGTGAGTTACGGGTCAAACTCGGACCTGTGCACCTCGACGCTGGCGCTGCTGATCTGCCGAGGCCGTTGAAGCCCTTGCCGCCCGGTGGTATTCACGTAGACCGCAAAAGCGTGTGGATCGGTACTGGATCAGATCCGGTGCGGCTGGGCCAGATTCAGCCGCCAGGAAAGAAACTCATGAACGCTGTCGACTGGGCGCGGGGCGCCCGGCTGGACCCCGCAGTGCGGGCATTATGA
- a CDS encoding RsmB/NOP family class I SAM-dependent RNA methyltransferase: protein MTSGQAKPRRNQPDRKPVRPQNRARGPRRRPLDPARHAAFEVLRAVSERDAYANLALPALLQQRGISGRDAAFATELAYGACRTRGLLDAVIGAAAGRSPQAINPVLLDLLRLGTYQLLRTRVEAHAAVSTTVEQAGIEFDSARAGFVNGVLRTIAERDERSWVDELAPDPSGDPIGYAAFVHAHPRWIAQAFVDALGSAATELDAVLASDDERPRVHLAARPSVLSAAELADTVHGTVGRYSPYAVYLSGGDPGQLAPVRDGAALVQDEGSQLVARALTLAPVDGDTGRWLDLCAGPGGKTALLAALGAGCGARVTAVEPAPRRADLVVDNTRGLPVDVLRVDGRQSGLDPGFDRVLIDVPCTGLGALRRRPEARWRRQPSDVPALAKLQRELLSAAIALTRPGGVLLYSTCSPHLAETVGVIADALRRHPVCALDTRSLFEPITEGLGDGPYVQLWPHRHGTDAMFAAALRRLA, encoded by the coding sequence ATGACCTCAGGCCAGGCTAAGCCACGCCGAAACCAGCCAGACCGCAAACCAGTCCGACCGCAGAATCGAGCACGCGGGCCGCGTCGCCGGCCGCTGGACCCGGCGCGTCACGCTGCGTTTGAAGTGCTTCGAGCGGTCAGTGAACGCGACGCGTATGCGAACCTTGCGCTGCCCGCACTGCTGCAGCAACGTGGTATCAGCGGACGAGACGCGGCGTTCGCCACCGAGCTGGCTTACGGCGCGTGCCGAACCCGGGGTTTGCTCGACGCGGTCATCGGTGCGGCGGCGGGACGCTCGCCGCAAGCGATCAATCCGGTGTTACTCGACCTGCTCCGGCTGGGCACCTATCAGCTGCTGCGTACCCGCGTCGAGGCGCACGCCGCGGTGTCCACCACCGTTGAACAGGCCGGAATCGAATTTGACTCGGCGCGAGCGGGTTTCGTCAATGGCGTGTTGCGTACTATCGCCGAGCGAGACGAGCGATCCTGGGTGGACGAGCTGGCCCCCGACCCGTCAGGCGATCCGATCGGGTACGCGGCGTTCGTCCATGCCCATCCACGCTGGATTGCCCAGGCCTTCGTTGACGCGCTGGGTTCGGCGGCGACAGAGCTCGACGCGGTACTGGCCAGCGACGACGAACGGCCCCGGGTGCACTTGGCGGCCCGCCCTTCAGTGCTGAGCGCTGCAGAACTAGCCGACACGGTGCACGGCACCGTTGGTCGGTACTCGCCGTATGCGGTGTACCTCTCTGGTGGCGACCCCGGACAGCTGGCACCGGTGCGCGACGGCGCAGCCCTGGTCCAGGATGAGGGCAGTCAGTTGGTGGCCCGCGCACTCACCCTGGCACCGGTCGACGGTGACACTGGCCGATGGCTGGATCTGTGCGCCGGGCCGGGCGGCAAGACCGCGCTGCTGGCTGCGCTGGGTGCCGGCTGCGGCGCTCGGGTCACCGCAGTCGAGCCGGCGCCGCGCCGTGCCGATCTGGTGGTGGACAATACCCGCGGGTTGCCGGTAGACGTGCTGCGTGTCGACGGGCGCCAGTCCGGCCTCGACCCGGGTTTCGACCGGGTGCTCATCGACGTGCCCTGCACCGGGTTAGGCGCACTGCGCCGTCGGCCCGAGGCCCGCTGGCGGCGTCAGCCTAGTGACGTGCCAGCGCTAGCCAAGCTGCAACGCGAGCTGCTGAGTGCCGCGATCGCGCTGACCCGACCCGGTGGCGTGCTGCTTTATTCGACGTGTTCACCGCACCTGGCCGAGACGGTAGGAGTGATAGCCGACGCGTTGCGTCGTCATCCGGTGTGCGCGTTGGACACCCGGTCGTTGTTTGAGCCGATCACCGAGGGGCTGGGCGATGGTCCGTATGTGCAGCTTTGGCCGCACCGGCACGGCACCGACGCCATGTTCGCGGCCGCCTTGCGCCGCCTGGCGTGA
- the rpe gene encoding ribulose-phosphate 3-epimerase, whose translation MPGHHARPLIAPSILAADFARLADEAAVVAGADWLHVDVMDGHFVPNLTIGLPVVQSLLAASDIPMDCHLMIDNPDRWAPPYAEAGAYNVTFHAEATDNPVGVARDIRAAGAKAGISVKPGTPLDPYLDILPHFDTLLIMSVEPGFGGQEFIPEVLSKVRTVRKMVDSGELTILVEIDGGINADTIEQAAEAGVDCFVAGSAVYGVADPSAAVAALRRQAGAVSSHLRR comes from the coding sequence ATGCCTGGCCACCATGCGCGACCCTTGATCGCGCCGTCGATCCTGGCCGCTGATTTCGCCCGGCTCGCCGATGAAGCGGCCGTCGTGGCGGGCGCCGACTGGTTGCATGTCGATGTGATGGACGGTCACTTCGTGCCGAACCTGACGATCGGACTGCCGGTGGTGCAGAGCCTGCTGGCCGCCAGCGACATCCCGATGGATTGTCATCTGATGATCGACAACCCAGACCGGTGGGCACCGCCGTACGCCGAAGCGGGTGCCTATAACGTCACCTTCCACGCCGAGGCCACCGACAATCCGGTCGGGGTAGCCCGCGATATCCGGGCCGCTGGCGCAAAAGCGGGGATCAGCGTGAAGCCTGGGACACCGCTGGATCCCTACCTGGATATCTTGCCGCACTTCGACACCCTGCTCATCATGTCGGTGGAGCCCGGTTTCGGGGGCCAGGAATTCATCCCCGAAGTGCTGAGCAAGGTGCGTACAGTACGCAAGATGGTCGATTCGGGCGAGTTGACGATCCTGGTCGAGATCGATGGCGGCATCAATGCGGACACCATTGAGCAGGCAGCCGAAGCTGGCGTGGACTGTTTCGTCGCCGGATCGGCCGTTTACGGCGTGGCCGACCCCAGCGCCGCGGTAGCCGCCTTACGGCGACAGGCTGGTGCCGTGTCGTCGCA